From the genome of Ovis aries strain OAR_USU_Benz2616 breed Rambouillet chromosome 5, ARS-UI_Ramb_v3.0, whole genome shotgun sequence:
CCTATCACAACAAACAGAACCCCCTCCAAGGTTTCCGAGAGGAAAACCTTGGAAAGTAAATCTCCAAGTGGAAGAGACTAGGGGCTCTTTGCAGGTACACGTATTGACTGTGTGATTATTTTGCAAAACTAATTTGCTTTAGTGAGGAAAAGAAGaattctaatatttattgaatatgtttCATGCAAAAGACACACTCTCAACATTTTTCTTACTCAACATTTTGAAATAACCCTGAGAAATGAGTTTTATGACCCATATAACAGGGAGATAAGGTTATAAAAATTGTAATAGGCAGAAAGAATGTGCTATTTAAGTTTCAGCAGCTATTAATGCCAAGACTATTACCAAAGAGCACTAAATGCGTACTGATTATTTAAAACTCTCAATAGTCCCAACAATTTTTGAGATAAAGAGCCTAAGGCTGAGTAGCTTGTCCAAGTCACAGGGCTGGGAAATAGTGGAGCTGAGGCTTGGGACTAagctgtctgactccagagactAATTCCTTAAGCACAATGGCTTAAACTGGGTAAAACCTGCAAAAGACATTCTATCATATCTGCATTATTGCAGGTTCTACACGTGTgagttcttatttttcatttgcctTAGAGGAATGGGCAGCAATGGAAAGAAAGGTAACTGATAGTAGAATTTTAGTGCTGAGTTTCCCAACTGGGGACAATTTTGCAATGTCTACACTATCGTTTGTCACAACTGAGAGAAAATGCTTCTGGCATCTAATGGAAGAGCCCAGGATGCTACTAAATGCCTTGTAATGCATAGGACAGCACCCTCCCTCAGCAGTGATCCTCCTTAAAGTGCCAATTGTGCCAAGGTTGAGAATGCCCACTCTAGAACACTTATAAAAAGTTGGGATCTggcctagaaaataaaaaatatattgactAAGGCTTATGCTGCTTTCCCATTGGAAAAATGGGAATGTTTTACAGCTGTAAAATCTATGGAGGCTGAGCCATGTGAGATGCCAAATAATGCAAGCTGTGCCTGCAAGATGCCAAAACAGGGACAACATGAGAAAAAGCTCTTTAagggaatatttaaaatatacctgAGATCTTACTTTTATTGAAGGAATGGTGGGATGAACAGATCACGAGATCATTGCCATTGAAAAGATTGTTACTCACAGTTCCCATGAGGAGAGAAAATGCCACATCATACAAGACCATGAAGGAAAGAACTAAGGTTggtcagaaggcaggaggagtgaGAGGAATGCATAAGTCAAAGCCTTATGCGTTCACTGGGTTTGTGGGAAGAATTGAGTGAGGCAGGGTAAGCAACTGAGGGAGTTTAGGATTCCATTGAAAAATAATATCAGCAGGCTCTGGGAGGCAGAGGTAATCTCTCATTGTCTGGGACATGGCCTGATGGTGATTCAGGGCATAGGAATAGTGTCCTGGACTCCAGAATCCTGATATTTGGAGGCAGATGCTTGGTTTTCGCATCAAAGTCATTCTCCCAGGCAAGTTGTTTGCTATGTATAAGAATTGGCTAAGCCTCAAGAGAAGCAGTTCTTCCTGTCCTGTGAGCCATCAAGAAAACAAAGCATCATAAAACATAGAAAATAGATGCAGTGTGTTATATCTTAACCTAAAGCTCATCTTGAATGTTTGGGTTTAACAGTGTTAACTTCTCATGCTCAGCTTCAGAGACAGACTGTGGGACTAAGACCTGCTATACGCTGAGTATATTTGATTCAACTGCAAGGGATCTGTGTGTGTCCAGTGTGAGCAGCCTGGAAATGGTGGAGTTTAAAGCCAAAGATTAGAAGAGGCCTATGGCTTAGCAGGATGAGCCAGCATGAACACTGAGGAAAGGCTTTCCTTGTGATATACAGTGAGACCCAAGGCAAGTTGTATCTTCTAAGTTCCTTTGCACATTTAACCATGAGATGTGGGCAGTGGGTCTCGACTCAGATCATACATCAGAGTAGCCTGGGAGATTTCAGAAGCACAGGTGCTCAGGGCCCACTCCCAGGGATTAGATTCAGGGAAACAGGAAATACAGATCTCCCATggattatatgggcttcccaggtgacctagtagtaaagaagccgcctgacaatgcaggagacgtgagatgcaagttcgacccctgggtcgggaagatcccctggagaagggcatggcaacccattccagtattcttgcctggaaaaatctcttgaacagagaagcctggtgggctacagtccatggggttgcaaagagacacgactgaggtgtCTTGGGACATACTCATGCATTATAAATTACTGCTTGCCCCTAATTTGTAAACTTGTAAATTTGTGATAGATTGTACAGCCCTGCTAGTGATTCTGAAGGACATGCAAATAAAGGCCATAGCTTGTCACATATCTGGCACGCCTCTGAAATTTGTGGCACCTCCAGCCCAGTCCAATGACCCAGTGGTGTCCCCCAGCTCCAAAATTCTCCCATATTCTCAGCTTATAATAGGACACTGGGCAGTTCAATTTATTTCCTTTCAATCTCTTTATTTAAGTCACTTGCTATCAAACTCAAGACTGGAGATACAAGCCAGAATTCAAGTCATTTCCTAGGATTTGGGACATTTGGAACCAAGAATCCAGGAGAACTTAAAATTTCAGGGAATTTGCCTGGTGGGCAGCTCCCTGCAGGCTCACTTATAGCAGAATAAGCGGTCTGAGTTTGACCCTTgtgtacactttttaaaattgcctTCGGACGACATCTTTGCCGTCATAACTGACAATGACTGAAACTGACTTTGCCTGAATAAATGTAATTTAACAAGAGAGAACTTTAAAGCCTCAGAGGCTTCCTAAGGGAAACATTGAAACTGATTTACTTACTCCTACCATGGCATCTACAGGTTTATACTTAGCACGAAGACCATTCTCTATCCCTATAGCTAAGTCTTATTATCTtagtaagaaaaattttaaagggatCTTCTTACTAAGATAATAAGACTTAGCTATCGGGAAACCATTTAACCAAGGTGACAGTTATGAAGATGAGGACAGCATACTTCCAGAAACCCATGGAAAAACGATTATAAGCTCTGAACACAATGAGTGTATCTGGGACTCCTGAGGGACAAGGTGCAAGAGAAGCATGGCTATGCATGGCTCTGCTAGCTGATAAAGCGCACTTTGTCTGCCACAGTCACAGGCTCTCATCTATTTCTAAGAGAAGTGCATCGCATGCATacccaaatacataaaaatttgtgtgtgcgtgctcaatcgcccagtcgtgtttgactctttgccacctcagggactgtagttccctaggctcctccatccactgggatttttcaggcaaaaatattgcagtgagttgccatttccccctccaggggatcttctcaacccagggatcaaactcatgtctcctgcatctcctgcactggcaggcagacatAAGAATTTTGAACCATATAATTCATATAGGTGTGGATCCAGTCCTCAGACTAAGCATTAgaataaatgtttcctttttataatttttttcctgtgtgcCTATTTATTCATTGGAAACATTGCTAAGGATGCTAAGtatgtttttataaaaacataagGTGTTCTACTGCACTGTGGTTCCTTTTCTAACTGTTTGAGATGGAAACTTTGGTCATTGGtttgtctttcctcttttctaacgTTTGCATTTTGAGTTTTCAGTTCCCTACTGAACACTGCTTTGGCTGAATACCATGCCTGTTATAGTAGTTTTTCATTGTGAAAAAATGTCGACCCTATCGCAATCTGCAAGACTGTTAGGAAGAACTCCCACAGCCCCTTAGCTAGCCTTGCAAGTTACTTTCTGCTGTTCATCTATCACCTTCTCTCTGACTCAGAGTGGACGCTTCTGAGCCCTTGGTGAGCCGGTTCACTTTCCTCCCCACAGTGAAGTTCAGCAGGAGGCAGTCAGAGGGACCTGGAACCATtcctcctccactagctttgtcctcaCCAGCCTTTTTAGTGACAGCCGGATGCACTGGTTCCTCTTCAGCATGGTGGTGGTCATCTACACACTCGCCATGGCCAGCAACGCTGCCATGGTCCTCCTGATCTGGGCAGATGCCCGGCTCCACACACCCATGTACTTCCTCCTCAGCCAGCTATCCTTCTTGGACATCTTCTTCACCTCAGTCACTGTCCCCAAGATGATAGCAGGCTTCCTCTTTGGATGGATGAGCATCTCATTTGGAGGCTGCGGAGCACAAATGTTTTTCTTCATGTTCCTGGGGGCTGCAGAGTGCATCCTGCTGGCCctcatggcctatgaccgctacgtggccatctgTAATCCTCTGCGCTACCCACGGCTCATGAGTCGCCAGACCTGCCTGCTCCTGGTGGCTGCCTCCTGGCTGGGAGGGTCACTCAACGCCTCCATCCAGACTGCGCTGACCCTGCAGTTCCCCTACTGCGGCTCACGGAAGATTGCACACTTCTTCTGCGAGGTGCCTTCACTGTTGAGGTTGGCCTGTGCTGACACGGCTGCCTATGAGCAGGTGCTCTTTGTGACGGGTGTGGTGGTCCTCCTGGTGCCCATTGCCTTCATCACCACCTCCTATGCCTTAATCCTCGCAGCTGTGCTCCGGATGCACTCTGTGGAGGGGCGTAAGAAGGCCCTAGCCACCTGCTCCTCCCACTTGGCAGTCGTCAGCCTCTTCTATGGGCCCCTTGTCTACACTTACATGTTACCTGCATCCTACCACTCTCCTGGCCAGGATGACGTAGTATCCATCTTCTATACAGTCCTCACACCCATGCTGAATCCTGTCATCTACAGCCTCAGGAACAAGGAAGTAACAGGAGCA
Proteins encoded in this window:
- the LOC101103895 gene encoding olfactory receptor 2T27-like — protein: MHWFLFSMVVVIYTLAMASNAAMVLLIWADARLHTPMYFLLSQLSFLDIFFTSVTVPKMIAGFLFGWMSISFGGCGAQMFFFMFLGAAECILLALMAYDRYVAICNPLRYPRLMSRQTCLLLVAASWLGGSLNASIQTALTLQFPYCGSRKIAHFFCEVPSLLRLACADTAAYEQVLFVTGVVVLLVPIAFITTSYALILAAVLRMHSVEGRKKALATCSSHLAVVSLFYGPLVYTYMLPASYHSPGQDDVVSIFYTVLTPMLNPVIYSLRNKEVTGAMKKVIGKCGVGRTV